One Belonocnema kinseyi isolate 2016_QV_RU_SX_M_011 chromosome 6, B_treatae_v1, whole genome shotgun sequence genomic region harbors:
- the LOC117175608 gene encoding putative nuclease HARBI1 yields the protein MEIQLLLALRYYATGSHLIASGDFSGVSKTSAHRIIHRVTAAIAGLAREDIKMPSTEAEVTAAQVHFYAIARFPKVISALDSTHVRVQSFGGDDAQVFRNRKGYFSINVQAICDSGMKFTSIVARWPGAVHDSTISRNSRLCARLQAGEFRDAIILGDGGFPCLAAGMRFKVDHVLPVIVSTAVLHNRARLAAENLPSDKPLLNVRSDEVLNEDLHNRDNLPVDDGNSLRNIIAYFQSLIDQQ from the exons ATGGA GATACAGCTCCTACTTGCTCTACGGTACTACGCAACTGGTTCGCACCTTATTGCTTCTGGGGACTTCTCTGGAGTTAGCAAAACTAGCGCTCATAGAATTATTCACCGAGTGACTGCTGCTATTGCTGGACTGGCTCGAGAAGACATTAAAATGCCTTCTACAGAAGCAGAAGTTACTGCTGCTCAAGTACATTTCTATGCAATAGCACGTTTCCCTAAAGTTATTTCGGCATTAGATAGCACTCACGTTCGAGTGCAGTCATTTGGTGGGGACGATGCTCAAGTGTTTAGAAATCGAAAAGGATATTTCTCCATAAACGTTCAAGCCATTTGTGATAGTGGCATGAAATTTACCAGTATTGTGGCACGTTGGCCAGGAGCAGTTCATGATTCCACTATTTCTCGAAATTCTAGGCTATGCGCTCGATTGCAAGCTGGTGAGTTCAGGGACGCAATAATATTGGGAGATGGAGG ATTTCCGTGTTTGGCGGCAGGAATGCGCTTCAAAGTTGATCATGTGCTTCCTGTGATAGTATCAACTGCGGTGTTGCATAATAGAGCCCGTCTCGCTGCAGAGAATCTGCCCTCCGACAAGCCTCTTCTAAATGTTCGTTCGGACGAAGTTTTAAACGAGGATCTTCATAACCGTGATAACCTGCCTGTCGATGATGGAAATTCACTTCGAAACATTATTGcctattttcaaagtttgattGATCAACAATAA